A genomic stretch from Aedes albopictus strain Foshan chromosome 2, AalbF5, whole genome shotgun sequence includes:
- the LOC109427172 gene encoding CIMIP2 protein GA14893, with translation MKIPPLNVGNIITPEPHYIPGYTGYCPQYMYRIGNTYSSLSHKLLIDPTVAHAEKLILADRSTDEYQVNRPTIKEIDPTGVIVPRHEDEDMRDTIYRKPLMPGYEGYIPRTQGKYGRRYAVVTSEGLSEFERDCLRNRAQMKKLRHRTAQPISTISEYSLGDRMKFHKRDYHFPLEATRPDAAGVGKEVPFENLPQLPALPYSNHTPPHFMDNTDEEKHFKLGYTGHKPFLWPRFGEANVSLTKKALCDFTNSYHTEWVPISPAGSGTCQPSAAMNEIYMKNIGLVPSYKGHVPGAMFRFGTTFGNDSKNAKRCLKKCYED, from the exons atgaagaTCCCACCGTTAAATGTGGGGAATATTATCACCCCGGAGCCACATTACATTCCTGG TTACACTGGCTACTGCCCGCAGTACATGTACCGAATCGGAAATACATACTCATCGCTTTCACATAAGCTGCTGATTGATCCAACGGTTGCACACGCAGAGAAACTTATTCTGGCTGATCGGTCCACCGATGAGTATCAG GTAAATCGGCCAACCATCAAAGAGATAGATCCCACCGGAGTGATTGTGCCCCGGCACGAGGATGAGGACATGCGAGACACCATCTATCGCAAACCGTTGATGCCCGGCTACGAGGGATACATACCACGAACCCAGGGCAAGTACGGGCGGCGTTATGCCGTCGTGACGAGCGAAGGATTGAGCGAGTTCGAACGGGACTGCCTCCGGAACCGGGCCCAAATGAAGAAGCTGCGACACCGGACGGCACAGCCCATTTCGACTATTTCCGAGTACAGTTTAGGCGACAGGATGAAG TTTCATAAACGGGATTATCATTTCCCATTGGAAGCCACGCGACCAGACGCAGCCGGTGTCGGTAAAGAAGTGCCGTTTGAAAATCTGCCACAGCTACCCGCACTACCTTATTCGAATCACACACCTCCACATTTCATGGATAATACCGACGAAGAGAAACATTTCAAATTAG GATACACCGGTCACAAACCGTTCCTGTGGCCACGGTTCGGCGAAGCGAACGTGTCGCTGACCAAGAAGGCACTGTGCGATTTTACCAACAGTTACCACACCGAGTGGGTTCCGATATCGCCGGCCGGGTCTGGAACCTGCCAGCCGAGTGCCGCCATGAACGAGATCTACATGAAGAATATTGGCCTGGTGCCGAGCTACAAGGGCCACGTGCCGGGGGCGATGTTCAG GTTCGGTACAACATTTGGCAACGACAGTAAAAATGCCAAACGGTGCCTGAAGAAATGCTATGAAGATTGA
- the LOC109406573 gene encoding NADPH:adrenodoxin oxidoreductase, mitochondrial: MLRKVGFSKVWHWGCQGVRSTASRYASSSSGSVPKRICIVGAGPAGFYAAQYILKHLDNSQIDIVERLPVPFGLVRFGVAPDHPEVKNVINTFTKTAENPRVRFLGNLSLGKDFTLDELRDRYHAVLLTYGADKDRKLNIPNENLTNVLSAREFVAWYNGLPGFENLNPNLSGSTLTLLGQGNVAVDVARIVLSGADLLKNTDITEYALEALSRSNIKKVLLVGRRGPLQAAFTIKELREMLKLPNCVTTWRPDDLHDLEEALPNLPRPRKRITELMMKSLSEQTAQQTSSVNSSGSNKFQPIFFRSPANVIGTDRVEAIEYTVNELVDNRAIPTDEREIIPTDLVCRSIGYKSVNVDSALNFDERNGCVSNASGRVLKQTLTGSDQTIDDIEDKYEKGLYASGWLATGPTGVILTTMNNSFGVADLICKDFANNVIRVKESKPGLEMSGKRVVTWDGWKLIDAEECRRGEPKGKPREKIVKVDEMLSIADGK; encoded by the exons ATGTTACGCAAAGTGGGATTCTCGAAGGTTTGGCACTGGGGCTGCCAAGGAGTTCGAAGCACAGCCAGCAGATACGCCAGCTCATCTAGTGGATCCGTTCCGAAGCGGATATGTATTGTAGGAGCCGGGCCGGCTGGATTTTACGCGGCTCAGTATATTCTGAAACACTTGGACAATTCTCAGATCGATATTGTGGAGCGGCTACCGGTTCCTTTTGGATTGGTGAG ATTCGGTGTAGCGCCAGACCATCCCGAGGTGAAAAATGTCATCAATACTTTTACGAAAACAGCGGAGAATCCGCGGGTGCGATTCTTAGGTAATCTCAGCCTCGGAAAAGATTTCACTCTAGACGAACTCAGGGATAGATATCATGCTGTTCTTTTG ACATATGGAGCAGACAAGGATAGAAAGCTTAACATTCCGAATGAAAACTTGACAAACGTCCTATCGGCTCGGGAATTTGTTGCCTGGTACAATGGTCTGCCTGGCTTTGAGAATTTGAATCCCAATCTCAGCGGCAGCACGCTGACATTGCTTGGGCAGGGTAATGTCGCTGTTGACGTAGCTCGAATAGTGCTGTCTGGGGCAGATTTATTGAAG AACACTGACATAACCGAATATGCGCTGGAGGCACTTTCGCGAAGCAACATAAAGAAGGTGCTTCTCGTGGGCCGACGTGGCCCCTTACAAGCGGCATTTACTATCAAGGAACTACGAGAAATGCTCAAACTGCCAAACTGTGTTACAACATGGAGACCCGATGATTTACATG ACTTGGAGGAGGCTCTACCCAACTTACCGCGACCTCGCAAACGAATTACGGAACTGATGATGAAAAGCCTCTCAGAGCAAACTGCCCAGCAAACCTCCTCAGTCAACAGCAGCGGCAGTAATAAATTCCAGCCGATATTTTTCCGCTCTCCGGCGAACGTTATCGGAACGGATCGAGTTGAGGCTATTGAATACACCGTCAACGAACTGGTGGACAATCGAGCCATTCCCACCGACGAGCGGGAAATCATCCCAACCGATCTGGTATGTCGCAGTATCGGTTACAAGTCGGTCAATGTGGACTCCGCATTGAACTTTGACGAACGCAATGGTTGCGTCTCGAATGCTTCCGGTAGGGTGCTAAAGCAAACGCTGACCGGAAGCGATCAAACGATCGACGATATTGAAGATAAGTATGAAAAGGGTTTGTACGCTTCGGGTTGGCTCGCGACGGGTCCCACCGGAGTTATCCTTACGACGATGAACAATTCGTTCGGAGTGGCAGATTTGATTTGCAAGGATTTTGCGAACAACGTCATTCGAGTGAAGGAATCTAAACCGGGATTGGAAATGAGTGGTAAAAGGGTAGTCACTTGGGATGGCTGGAAGTTAATCGATGCGGAAGAATGTCGTCGAGGGGAGCCGAAAGGAAAGCCTCGGGAAAAGATAGTCAAGGTCGATGAAATGCTGAGCATAGCTGACGGCAAATGA